One Paenibacillus sp. SYP-B4298 genomic window, TCGAGCGCGGCTTCACCAACTTCGTCGCCGCAGCCAACGTCGTGCGTCACTTCAGCAAGCTGCGCATTCTGCAGATTGGACCGCGTCCTTCGTCCTTCTGGACGATGATCTGCAGTGAAGGCGAGCTGCTGGAGAGGTTCGGAATCGAGATTCATCCGATCACCCTCGTGGACATCCAGTTGCGGACGAAGAAGATCGAGAGCGGCACGAGCGCCGAGCTAAGCGCGGCCATCGATTACATTAAGGAGAAGCTGGATTACTCTGAAGTGACGGAGGGTGACGTGAGACGGATCGCTGCCCTCAAGGTAGCGATGAAGCAGTTCGCGCTGCAGACGGGCAGCTCGGCGATTGCAATCCAGTGCTGGTCTTCCCTGCAGGACGCGATGGGCATCATGCCGTGTCTGGCGAATGCGATCTTGACGGATGAGCAGATTCCGGTCACATGCGAGACTGACATTCACGGTGCAATCTCTTCGATTATGGCACAAGCGGCGACGATGAATACAGCACCGACCTTCTTTGCTGATCTGACGATCCGTCATCCCGAGAATCCCAATGGCGAGCTGTTGTTCCATTGCGGCAACTTCCCGGTATCACTGTCGGTCGAGGACAAGCCGAGACTGCGCAAGCATTTCCTGTTCGATGATCATGCGCCGGGAACACATGAAGGACAGATTCGTGGCGGCGATATGACCATCACTCGCTTCGATGGCGATAACGGCGAGTACCAGTTGTTCCTCGGTCGGGCGAAGGGGATCGAAGGCCCCTATACCCGCGGCTCGTATGTATGGGTCGAGGTGAATGACTGGCCGCTGTGGGAGGAGAGGCTCGTGAAGGGTCCATACGTCCACCATGCGATTGGCATTCATGCCAACGCGATCCCGGCTCTGTATGAGGCATGCAATTATATTCCTGGCTTGACCGCAGACCCGGTAGATCCTACTGAGCAGCAGATTCAATCGTGGCTTCGAGGCGGCAGCTTGTAACCGATAACTTCAAGCGGCATAAGGAGGATTATATGAATAACGTACAGCTTCAAGATAAGGCGATTCAGATCCGCATGGATCTGTTGCAGATGATTCATCATGCCAAGGCTGGCCATACTGGCGGCTCACTTAGCAATACCGATGTGTTGACGGCGCTCTATTATCGGATTATGCGGATCGATCCGCGGCAGCCGAAGTGGGAGCAGCGTGATCGCTTCATTGCCAGCAAGGGGCATGCTGTGGAATCGCTCTGGTGCATTCTGGCTGACCTTGGCTTCTTCGACAAGGAGGAGCTGAAGACGTTCAGTCAGTTCGGCACACGTCTGATTGGACATCCGAACAACAAGGTGCCGGGCATTGAGATGAACACAGGAGCGCTAG contains:
- a CDS encoding L-fucose/L-arabinose isomerase family protein; translation: MKKLKLGYAPTRRFVFSAEDAFKYKVMIRQKIESFGMDIDIVDLEGINEEGLLYDDHINADLIIERFKREDVDAVFFPHCNFGTEDTVARVGKALGKPVLLWGPRDEAPLEDGMRLRDTQCGLFATGKVLRRFKVPFTYVTNSRVDDPVFERGFTNFVAAANVVRHFSKLRILQIGPRPSSFWTMICSEGELLERFGIEIHPITLVDIQLRTKKIESGTSAELSAAIDYIKEKLDYSEVTEGDVRRIAALKVAMKQFALQTGSSAIAIQCWSSLQDAMGIMPCLANAILTDEQIPVTCETDIHGAISSIMAQAATMNTAPTFFADLTIRHPENPNGELLFHCGNFPVSLSVEDKPRLRKHFLFDDHAPGTHEGQIRGGDMTITRFDGDNGEYQLFLGRAKGIEGPYTRGSYVWVEVNDWPLWEERLVKGPYVHHAIGIHANAIPALYEACNYIPGLTADPVDPTEQQIQSWLRGGSL